In a genomic window of Virgibacillus sp. SK37:
- a CDS encoding DUF1064 domain-containing protein — protein sequence MSKKKGNKSIIDGIEFASDIETAFYLHLKKKKEEGLVKDIRTHVTYILIPSYTDFEGNEVQAMTYTSDFNVIMSDGSEIVIDTKEYPGEEDYIKRKLFMSLNPDTPFYWVERTPKYLGFYFVRDGFISKLRRRYEKLHGSSPSTKRNIKWTSRQIEEHFEFEDNGLFLTWKKTKRMKKGVKKK from the coding sequence ATGAGTAAGAAGAAAGGTAACAAATCAATTATTGACGGTATAGAGTTTGCTTCTGATATTGAGACTGCCTTCTATCTTCATTTGAAGAAGAAAAAGGAAGAAGGTTTGGTTAAGGATATTCGAACACATGTTACATATATACTAATTCCTTCTTATACGGACTTTGAAGGTAATGAGGTTCAGGCTATGACATACACTTCAGACTTCAATGTGATAATGTCTGACGGCTCAGAAATTGTTATAGATACGAAGGAATATCCCGGTGAAGAAGATTACATAAAAAGAAAGTTGTTTATGTCTTTAAATCCAGATACACCGTTCTATTGGGTAGAAAGAACTCCAAAGTATCTAGGTTTCTATTTTGTAAGAGATGGCTTTATAAGTAAATTAAGAAGACGCTATGAAAAACTACACGGTTCTTCTCCAAGTACTAAAAGGAACATTAAATGGACTTCAAGACAAATTGAAGAACATTTCGAGTTTGAGGATAACGGTCTCTTCCTTACTTGGAAAAAGACTAAGAGAATGAAGAAAGGAGTGAAGAAAAAATGA
- a CDS encoding DUF3780 domain-containing protein, producing the protein MKNTFGFVEFQTEHYFKVVVDRVVTFHECYIQHNFIEDTEELIEEEKAVLTIKQWELIKPVVQYIFNSQLKEEGKRTSRFVKGDNYLSKLYGKQLLVLVWAIELTDKQLDIKNAVLNWKGFSREEQWWLFTMINAASGKSKDRFGWRAGIKEVLLYNPTNKGGANNGKLKK; encoded by the coding sequence ATGAAAAATACATTTGGTTTTGTAGAATTTCAAACTGAGCATTATTTCAAAGTAGTGGTAGATAGGGTAGTTACATTTCATGAATGTTACATACAGCACAATTTTATAGAAGATACAGAGGAACTAATTGAAGAGGAAAAGGCAGTCCTTACTATCAAACAATGGGAGTTAATCAAACCAGTGGTTCAGTATATATTTAACAGTCAATTGAAAGAGGAAGGTAAAAGGACTTCTAGATTTGTTAAGGGTGACAATTACCTCTCCAAGTTATACGGGAAGCAGTTGCTTGTTCTAGTTTGGGCGATTGAACTTACAGATAAACAACTGGACATTAAAAATGCAGTTTTAAATTGGAAAGGGTTCTCACGTGAAGAACAATGGTGGTTGTTCACAATGATAAATGCCGCTTCTGGTAAATCTAAAGACCGCTTCGGTTGGAGAGCAGGAATTAAAGAAGTACTACTTTACAATCCAACTAACAAGGGAGGTGCTAACAATGGAAAACTTAAAAAATAA